A section of the Telopea speciosissima isolate NSW1024214 ecotype Mountain lineage chromosome 3, Tspe_v1, whole genome shotgun sequence genome encodes:
- the LOC122657020 gene encoding pentatricopeptide repeat-containing protein At2g32630: protein MTTIQKQRTKLLSNLWISSESKLSCLSNQEVADQISKTLISSGSKSLRATSSLFSNLDSDAAQLVLSNPALKTQTCLDFFNFLNRSQPLASYKHDLRAYLTLVCRLFKDKRFAVAKNILKSAVLNEDLNCRISVVASLVESCCDESWIHGKLLDMLFRVYADSNKCEEALETFEYMKSIGFDIDERSCTFHLLALKRSGQVESALGFLLRMLESGVTISVYSLTIVVDALCKQGEITRARELIGEMGRRGVKPNIVTYNSLIDAYVKREDFLQVNEILNFMVREGVAANVRTYTFLIDGFSSSGKIHEAERVFKEMNSTGVEADIYVYSSLIHGHCRLGNMKRAFALFDELTERGLSPSAHTYGSLISGLCKVGQMIAAKKLINEMQSKGIDLNKVIFNTLMDGYCKQKMVDEALKLQDVMEKKGLELDVFTYNTIASGLCKSNRYNEAKTLLLSMTERGVSPNTVSFTTLIDIYCKEGDMVEARRVFREMEKMGVKYSTVTYNTLIDGYSKKENMKDANKLRDEMEERGFMPDVYTYTSLIHGHCVVGKVEEALKLFNKMPEKGLLRNMVTYAAMISGLSKAGRSNEAFRLYDEMIEAGIKPDDSVYSSLVGSLHTATS from the coding sequence ATGACGACGATTCAAAAGCAAAGGACGAAATTATTGAGTAACCTATGGATCTCCTCAGAATCAAAACTCTCTTGCCTGTCTAATCAAGAAGTTGCAGATCAAatatccaaaaccctaatcagcTCGGGCTCCAAGTCTCTCCGAGCCAcatcctccctcttctccaacCTCGATTCCGACGCAGCACAGCTTGTTCTCTCAAATCCAGCTCTCAAAACCCAGACTTGCTTGGATTTCTTTAATTTCCTCAACAGAAGCCAACCCCTCGCTTCATACAAACACGATCTTCGAGCCTATCTAACCTTGGTTTGCAGGCTATTCAAGGATAAAAGGTTCGCAGTGGCCAAAAATATCCTAAAATCTGCAGTCCTGAATGAAGATCTCAATTGCCGGATTTCAGTCGTTGCGTCTTTGGTGGAGAGTTGCTGTGATGAATCCTGGATACATGGAAAGTTACTCGATATGCTATTTAGGGTTTATGCGGATAGTAACAAATGCGAAGAGGCCTTGGAGACCTTCGAGTACATGAAAAGCATTGGTTTTGATATTGATGAGAGGTCTTGCACATTTCATCTACTCGCCCTCAAGAGGTCTGGTCAGGTGGAGTCGGCTTTAGGGTTCCTTCTCCGTATGCTTGAATCGGGTGTTACAATCTCTGTTTATTCTTTGACGATAGTGGTTGATGCCCTGTGTAAACAAGGAGAGATTACTAGAGCTAGGGAGCTGATTGGTGAGATGGGTAGGAGAGGGGTCAAACCTAATATCGTCACTTACAATTCCCTGATAGATGCCTATGTCAAGAGGGAAGATTTCCTGCAAGTAAATGAGATCTTGAACTTTATGGTCCGGGAAGGTGTAGCAGCCAACGTTAGAACCTACACTTTCTTAATTGATGGGTTCTCCAGCTCTGGCAAGATCCATGAAGCCGAAAGAGTGTTCAAGGAAATGAACTCAACGGGTGTTGAAGCAGATATCTATGTGTATAGCTCCCTCATCCATGGGCATTGTAGACTAGGGAACATGAAGAGGGCGTTTGCGCTGTTCGATGAATTGACTGAGAGAGGCCTCAGTCCAAGTGCACACACTTATGGGTCTTTGATCTCTGGCCTCTGCAAGGTCGGGCAGATGATTGCAGCAAAGAAGTTGATAAATGAGATGCAAAGCAAAGGAATCGACTTAAATAAGGTCATATTCAACACATTAATGGATGGGTATTGCAAGCAAAAAATGGTAGATGAAGCCTTAAAATTGCAGGATGTGATGGAGAAGAAAGGTCTTGAGCTGGATGTATTCACGTATAACACCATAGCCAGTGGGTTGTGTAAGTCAAACCGATATAACGAGGCAAAGACACTTTTGCTCAGTATGACTGAAAGAGGTGTGAGTCCGAATACCGTTAGCTTCACTACTCTGATTGACATATATTGCAAGGAAGGAGATATGGTGGAAGCAAGGAGGGTGTTTCGCGAGATGGAAAAGATGGGAGTAAAGTATAGTACTGTGACATACAATACCCTAATAGATGGTTATAGCAAGAAAGAGAATATGAAGGATGCTAATAAACTTAGAGAtgaaatggaagagagagggTTTATGCCAGATGTGTACACCTACACTTCACTTATTCATGGCCACTGTGTGGTGGGAAAGGTAGAAGAAGCACTGAAACTCTTTAACAAAATGCCTGAGAAAGGTTTACTGCGCAATATGGTCACCTATGCAGCAATGATTTCGGGATTGTCCAAGGCTGGGAGATCCAATGAGGCATTTAGATTGTATGATGAGATGATTGAGGCAGGAATTAAACCTGATGACTCTGTCTACTCTTCACTGGTGGGTAGCCTTCATACAGCAACATCTTGA